Genomic window (Stigmatella erecta):
CGGGGTACTGGAGGATGTAGAGCGCGTAGCTGGCCTCGCCGAGCCGCAGGAGCAGGGGCCGTGACAGCACCCACCCGAGCGCCCCGCCGCCCCGCGCCAGCCCATACACGAGCGCCGCGAACGCCGGGGCGAGCAGCGCGTTGTGCAGCAGCACGAAGGGGATGGACGGGCTCATCGCGAAGGCGCCGAGCAGGAGCACGGCCGCCGCCGGGGCCAGGAGCGCCCCCGAGTGGCGGGGCGAGGGGGACTCGCCGAGGAAGAGCCGGCCCAGCACCAGCCCCATGAGGAACTCGGGCAGGCGCAGGAGCGGGTTGAACTTGAGGACATTCAGCCCCCCGTCCACCTGGAGCCCCAGGTACACCAGCGACGGCAGCAGCCCGAGGAGCCAGAAGCCGCCCATCGCGCCCCACAGCTGGCCGCGCCGCAGCCGGCCCAGCCAGGGCGCGGCGAAGGGGAACACCGCGTAGAAGAAGGCCTCCACGGAGACGGACCAGCCCGGAGGGTTCCAGTAGAGCGCCACGGGCGGCAGCCACGCGTGGACGAGCAACAGCGCGCTCAGCCCGCCCAGCAGGAGCTTCGCGGCGGCCACCGGCACGGTGTTCGCCTCCAGCGAGCCCTGGATGACGGTGGGGGCGAGTAGCACCAGGGCCAGCGCGTAGACGGGGTACACGCGCGCCAGCCGCGCCGCCCAGAAGCTCCGGGGCTCGGCCTTCACCCCGCCCTCCGGCGTCAGGTAGTTGTAGGCCAGCACGAAGCCGGACAGGACATAGAAGAGCCCCACCGAGGCGTACCCGCACGCCGAGAGGGCCTGCAGCGCGCCGGGGAGGTTCTCGAACCAGACGCCGCCGAAGTGGAACACCACCACGTGCAGGGCGGCCAGGAACCGCAGGCCGGTGAGCGCATCACGTGAACCGCTCGCGCTCACGGGAGGCCGCCGCCAGGGGAAAAGGGGTGCATGTGGGCGAGTCTATGCGCCTCCCCCGTCCCCGAGGGGGCCCATCCAGGCCCACCGGAGGGTTCCCCGCCCGTCCGGAGAGCGTCCGAGGGCTTCTGACGTGTCAGGGCGAGGGGAGCACCCGGGCTGACGCGCCGGAAGACGCTCGCGGCGCCAGCGCGGTGCGAGCGCGCGCCTGGGATGGGCCCATGAAACCGGGCAGGCACCCCGCTTGCTATGGGCAGGCGCGGCTCTCACCGATGGGAGTTCGAGATTCCTCCGAGGACCTTCATGCGAAAGACCCTGCCTGGCTTGATGATGCTCACCCTGGCGTCCGGCTGCGCCACCCTGACCGGCGCCCAGGGCGCCAGCCACGAAGCGGTCACCGGACGGCACTTCGCGTCCCTGGTGTCCGGGGCCGCGCCGAAGACGGCCGAGCTGAGCCTGTTCATGAACAAGCTGCCCAAGGGGGGAGACCTGCACCACCACTACTCGGGCGCCATCTATGCCGAGCAATATCTGGAGTGGGTGGACACGCAGGGCTTCTGCGTGAACAAGGCCACCTCCAAGATTCAGCACCAGCGGCCCACCCCGCCGGACTGTGTCAGCGGCAAGGATCTGGCGGCCGATGACACCGCCTACCGCAACCTGCTGCAGCTCTGGTCCAGCAAGGACTTCAGCAACCATGGCGCGGTGAAGCCGCCCCCGGACCTCCAGTTCTTCAACACCTTCATGTACTTCGACGACGTGGCCTCCACCAATACGCGCGAGGGCTTGCAGACGCTGAAGCAGCGCGCGATCGCCGAGAACGTGGGCTACATCGAGACCATCTTCCAGCTGACCCCGGGCACGCAGGACGACGCGTTCGACCGCGGTATCGCGGCGGCGGGGCTCGACAGCACGGCGCTCCAGGCGCAGATGACGGCGCAGCTGGCGAAGCTGGAGGCCGATGCCAGCTTCAACCAGGGCATCCAGCAGTACATCGCCTACGTACAGGACAGCAGCCAGGGCATCGACGACGAGAACTTCACGATGCGCTACCAGGCCTACGTGCTGCGCGCGCTCGCCCCGTCGCTGGTGTTCTCGCAGACCGCCGCCGCCTTCAAGATCGCCTCCCAGGACAAGCGCGTGGTGGCGATCAACCTGGTGGGCGCCGAGAACGGGACCGTCGCGATGCGCGACTACCGCCTGCACATGCAGATGTTCAAGTTCCTGAAGGCCCGCTACCCGGACATCAAGCTGGCGCTGCACGCCGGGGAGCTGGCGCTGGGCATGGTGCCGCCCGAGGGGATGAAGTTCCACATCGCCGAGGCGCTCGGGGTGGCCGGGGCCAACCGCATCGGCCACGGCGTGGACATCATGCACGAGACCAACGCGCCGCAGACCCTGGAGACCCTGCGGGAGCTCGACATCCCCATCGAGGTGAACCTCACCAGCAACCAGTTCATCCTGGGCATCCAGGGCGACGCGCACCCGGTGGGCCTGTACCGCAAGTACGGCGTGCCGTTCGTCATCTGCACCGACGACTCCGGCGTCACCCGCCACACGCTGTCCAACGAGTACGTGCTGTTCGCCAGCCGCTACCAGCCCACCTACGCGGAGGTGAAGAAGCTCTCCTACGACAGCTTGCGCTACGCCTTCCTGCCGGAGGCGGACAAGCAGCGCCTGACGCAGCAGCTCGATGCCCGGTTCGCGAAGTTCGAGGCCGACATCGCCGCGCTGGAGGCGCGCACCGTCCGCCCGTAGCCCAGCGGCCCGCCCCCTCAGAAAGGGAACTTCAGGACCCGCTTTGATTCCCTGACTTGTTGAGTGTCCGGGGAGTCTCTGCCAGCATGGGTCATCCATGACACAGGTTCTGGAGGCAGGGCTCCCGGGTGGCCCCCGGGGAAGACGCGCATGAGTGACGGGACCCGGGAGGACAGGAAGAGCAGTCCCCCGGTGCCCACGCCGGATGACCAGGATACCCAGGTCATCGCCCCGCCTCCGCCGCCCGTTCCCTGGGACCCTCCGCTGAGCTCCCCGCCCGTGCCGGAGCGGGGAGACCCCGAGGCCTTCGAGAAGACGGCCACGAGCCCGAGCCTCTGGCGGCCCCCCCGGGATGTGCCCCCTCCGGGGCGGACGGTGGCCGGGCGCTACACGGTGCTGGACCGGCTCGGCGAGGGCGGGATGAGCATCGTGCTGGCCGCCTATGATGTCCGGCTGGACCGGCGCGTGGCGCTCAAGCTGCTGAACGCGCGGGCGGGGCCCTCTCAGGACCGCTCGGAGCTGCGCATGGTGCGCGAGGCCCAGGCCATGGCCCGGCTCAACCATCCGCACGTGGTGGCCGTCTACGACTCGGGCGCGCTGGAGGACGGCTCGTTCTTCATCGCCATGGAGTACGTGGAGGGGCAGACGCTGCGCCAGTGGCACGCGGAGAAGCCCCGGAGCTGGCGCGAGGTGCTGGAGGTGTTCCTGGCCGCCGGCCGGGGGCTGGCCGCCGCGCACCAGGCCGGGCTGGTGCACCGGGATTTCAAGCCCGACAACGTGCTGGTGGGCCAGGATGGGCGCGTCCGGGTGACGGACTTCGGCGTGGCGCGCACGGAGGCGCTGCCCGAGGGGCCCGCGCTGGCCTGGCCCCTGCCGCTGCCGCCCGGGGCCTGGGACACCTCGCTCACCCAGCCAGGCTACGTGGTGGGCACGCCCCGGTACCTGGCCCCCGAACTGCTCAAGGGCGCCCCGGCGGACGCGCGCAGCGATCTGTTCTCCTTCTGTGTCGCGCTCTACGAGGCGCTGTGCGGCCAGCCCGCCTTCGCGGGGAGCACGGACCGCGAGCGGACGCTGGCCCGGCTCGAGGGCCGCGTGGCGCCGCCACCCCCGCAGCTGCCCGGCTGGCTCCTGCGCGCGGTGCTCCA
Coding sequences:
- a CDS encoding adenosine deaminase family protein; translation: MRKTLPGLMMLTLASGCATLTGAQGASHEAVTGRHFASLVSGAAPKTAELSLFMNKLPKGGDLHHHYSGAIYAEQYLEWVDTQGFCVNKATSKIQHQRPTPPDCVSGKDLAADDTAYRNLLQLWSSKDFSNHGAVKPPPDLQFFNTFMYFDDVASTNTREGLQTLKQRAIAENVGYIETIFQLTPGTQDDAFDRGIAAAGLDSTALQAQMTAQLAKLEADASFNQGIQQYIAYVQDSSQGIDDENFTMRYQAYVLRALAPSLVFSQTAAAFKIASQDKRVVAINLVGAENGTVAMRDYRLHMQMFKFLKARYPDIKLALHAGELALGMVPPEGMKFHIAEALGVAGANRIGHGVDIMHETNAPQTLETLRELDIPIEVNLTSNQFILGIQGDAHPVGLYRKYGVPFVICTDDSGVTRHTLSNEYVLFASRYQPTYAEVKKLSYDSLRYAFLPEADKQRLTQQLDARFAKFEADIAALEARTVRP
- a CDS encoding acyltransferase family protein, translating into MSASGSRDALTGLRFLAALHVVVFHFGGVWFENLPGALQALSACGYASVGLFYVLSGFVLAYNYLTPEGGVKAEPRSFWAARLARVYPVYALALVLLAPTVIQGSLEANTVPVAAAKLLLGGLSALLLVHAWLPPVALYWNPPGWSVSVEAFFYAVFPFAAPWLGRLRRGQLWGAMGGFWLLGLLPSLVYLGLQVDGGLNVLKFNPLLRLPEFLMGLVLGRLFLGESPSPRHSGALLAPAAAVLLLGAFAMSPSIPFVLLHNALLAPAFAALVYGLARGGGALGWVLSRPLLLRLGEASYALYILQYPVWKASQALAEAVAPWVDFRAPKPLFAVYLGLLVGLSWLTYRWFEMPMRAWGRKHLQGWVARGAPQTPSASPGTP